A single Corvus hawaiiensis isolate bCorHaw1 chromosome 26, bCorHaw1.pri.cur, whole genome shotgun sequence DNA region contains:
- the LOC125317393 gene encoding cytochrome c oxidase subunit 6C: protein MSAALLPKPQMRRLLARRMKFHLLGAFLVSVGGATLYKFGIAEPRKRAYAEFYKSYDPMKDFQAMKAAGVLECAPPK, encoded by the exons ATGTCAGCTGCACTGTTGCCAAAGCCACAAATGCGGCGCCTTTTGGCCCGGCGGATGAAGTTTCACCTCCTTGGGGCATTTTTGGTATCTGTGGGAGGTGCGACTTTATACAAG TTTGGAATTGCTGAACCCAGAAAACGAGCTTACGCAGAGTTCTATAAAAGCTATGATCCCATGAAGGACTTTCAAGCCATGAAAGCAGCTGGTGTGCTTGAGTGTGCACCACCCAAATGA